In Bernardetia litoralis DSM 6794, the genomic window CATTTTTCCGTTCTCATCATTCCAAGTAAGAAGTTTTAGAGCCGTTGTTTCTGGTAATGCTCGGGTAGAATCCCAAACTTCGCCATTTACTTCGGCTGCAAGCACATTACGTGCGAGTCCTTCACTGATACTTTTTGCTACATCAAAAGCAGTTACGCCTTGTGGATAAGTTCTGAGGCTTCCGTCTGGAAGAGTTACATTAATTTTGCTCATAAAAATTGGTTAGTTATCACTTACAAATGCAATAACATTAGGGTTAGAAATAAATCAAAGCTACAATTCCTTGATTTTTTAGTTTGAACTACAAATATCTATAAAATAAATGTAGAATAATAGAAATATTTTATGTGTTTGTATTTTGAAGACATTCTACAAATGCAGGGCAGATAATTAATCACACTTATCAGAAAATGATTTGATTATAGATATTACTGTTTTTCTAGTTTCTTCGCTTGGCTTGTAGTTCACTACAACATTTAAGTCAAAAGCCATTTTCTTTCCTCTAGATAAAGTATGATAACGATATCTATAGTGTGAACCATAACTATTGGAGTAAGTATATAATATTAAAAAACCAATAGTATTACTTTCTACTTCTTCTGTGATTATCTCTTTTTTTACTATAGTCAAATTGTTATTCTTTGATTGCACTATTCCTGCTCCTTTTTCACAAAAAACAATTAAGTCTTGTAACGATATATTTTCTTCTTCTAAAATAGTAAAACTTATTATACCATTAACAGCTTTTTTTTCAGAAGGAGTCATAGTACCAAGAGTTTTATACGCTTTACTATAATTTGTCCACCATGTTTTATATACATCGATACAATAATTTCCAAATTTTTCTCTCTTCTTTCCATTAGAAGAAATATTGCAAGATAAAAATAGTATTTGAATTAAAATAAAAAGTAAAAAGTTTCTTTTTTTATAAATAAAAAAAATAGTCATTTTTTTAAGATAAAATTAATTTTAAATGTCAATATGACAATAGTTCGTTTAGGTTTTAATATTCCCCCATCTGCCACTCGCAAAACAATAAATACCTTCGCTTGACCAATGTCATTAAGTTAAGGAATTACTGACAACTATCAAAAACTTGAAAATAGGTGTATTTGTAGGACAAAGGCTTGCCTTTAACCTACAAGGTAAACACTTTTCCGTAATTATTAGGAATTAGTTGGTTTATGTTAGGGCAAACGCATGAAAAAAACTGTACTTGTTTAAAGCAAATCAAGCTAGTTTTTAACTTTGTAAATTGAATTTACTCTGATAGTTAAAGAGTATTTAAACACACTGAAAGTAGTATAAAAAGTTTCGTACGTTTATCCTAGGTTTATGTCGCTTGTGGGGACATCATAGCCGTAAGATTATTAATAAATTTTGATTTTTACTCTGTTAGAAGTTTCACTTTAGTAGTAAAGGAAGGAAATTACACCTCATTTACTCCATAGAAGTTTGATAGAGGTAGCATTTTATTCAATATTATTGAAATGCTACCACTATGTAGTTCCTAACAGAACAGAATACAATTTCTACTTTTTATTTTGCTACCAATATAAAGTTCCTACGGAACAGAAAGACAAATAAACTTTTAACTTTACGGCTTTGTCAATCACTTATTAAAAATAAATCAATATTTTAGCTATTTTTTCGCTTATTAGTTGCTTGTTAATTAAAGAGTTAGTATTTTTGCACTCCCAAATATAGGAAGAGTATGTTTTTTAATTAGTGTTTTTATCATAAAATACTGATACTCAAAACACTATTCTTTTCTTCAACTATTCAAATTTAGAGGTATAAAAGTAACTTTTGGGGAATTAATTTTTTTAGAAAATTAATGAGGAATAGAAATTAAAGAAGTTTAATGTATTACATTCGTAATTAGTTACGCTGAATATTCATTTCATAATCTTTAATTCGTAATTGTTCTTTACACTTTTATGACTTCGCTTAATAATTAAATTCCAGTATAATGCCGATAGGTTTAATTGGTAAAAAAATCGGAATGACTAGTTTGTTTGATGCCGATGGACGCAGTGTCGCATGCACAGTAATACAAGCTGGTCCTTGTGTCGTTACACAAGTCAAGACTGAAGATACAGACGGTTACCGTGCTGTACAAATGGGTTTTGGAGAGCGTAAAGAAAAAAACACTCCTAAGCCACTTCAAGGACACTTCAAAAAATCAGGAACTACTCCAAAACGTACTCTTGTAGAGTTTCGTAATATGGGCGTAGAATCTGAAACTACATACGAAGTAGGTCAAGAATTAAACATTACAGATCTTTTCGAAGAAGGTCAATTTGTAGATGTTGTAGGTACTTCTAAAGGTAAAGGTTTTCAAGGTGTTGTTAAACGTTATAACTTCGGTGGTGTAGGTCAAGCTACTCACGGTCAGCATAACCGTTTACGTGCTCCAGGTTCAATTGGTGCTTCTTCTTATCCTTCTCGTGTATTCAAGGGTATGCGTATGGCAGGTCGTATGGGTGGTAATCGTGTGAAAGTGAAAAACTTACGTGTAGAAAAAATTATGCCTGAGGCAAATCTTATTGTCGTTTCAGGTGCAATCCCAGGTGCTAACAATTCTACTATTTTTATTCAACGTTAATTTTTGATATTGAATACTAATTCAATATTAATTTTAGCTTGTAACTTATCTGAAAACTATTTCAGAATTTACTTTTAAGTAACTTTCATTCCAAAAAAGAGTATTCAAATCATTATTAATTATTGATTTAATAATCTTAAAAACGAAATATCATTATGGAATTACCCATCTTAAATAAAGAAGGAAAAGAAATTGGCAAAAATGCTACATTATCTGATGCAGTATTTGCTATCGAACCAAATGACCATGCAATTTACCTAGACGTTAAGCAATATTTAGCAAACCAACGTCAGGGAACGCATGCTTCTAAACATAGAGGTATAGTGTCAGGTTCTACTCGTAAAATAAAACGTCAAAAGGGAACTGGAGGCGCACGTGCAGGTAGTATCAAATCTCCTGTATTTGTAGGTGGTGGTCGTGTTTTTGGACCAGAGCCTCGTGATTACAGCTTCAAATTGAACCGTAAAGTAAAACAATTAGCTCGTAAATCTGCTCTTTCTCACAAAGCAAAAGCAGAAGCAATTACAGTAATGGAAAATCTAGTAATGGATGCTCCAAAAACAAAAGAGTTTATTGCTTTACTTAATAACTTGAATCTTTCAGGTAAAAAAGTGCTTGTTGTAACAGGAGAACAAAACGACATCGTTTATCGTTCAGCTCGCAACTTGCCTAAAACTAAAGTTTTGCCAGCAAACCAATTACATACATATCACATCATGAATAGTGACGTGATAGTACTTGCAGAAGGTGCATTAGAAGTAATTCAAGCTGAAGCTAACTAATATTTATTACAATTTTTGAAAAAGTTAAATTAGACAAAGAATATGAAAACTATTTTAAAAAAGCCTGTAATTACCGAGAAAGCAACAGCAATGAACGAAAATGGTGTATATGTTTTCATTGTAGATAAAAAAGCTACAAAGGCAGAAATCAAAACTGCTGTTGAGAAAATGTATGAAGACCAAGGTGCTAAAGTTGCAAAGGTACGTACAGCAATTATTTTCGGTAAGCCGAAATTTCGCTACTTAAAAACAGCAATTACTAAAGGTCATACTTCGACCTATAAAAAAGCGTTTGTACAACTTGTAGAAGGAAGTACAATCGATATATTTGACACTGAAGAAGCATAAAACTTTATTCTCTAAGAATTTTTTTTTAGAGTTTTAGATTTACTTCTTTTTTTATTTCTATAAGAGAACACTAATTTTTTAGTAAAATAGTGTCAAGGCTAGTTCTCTTTTTTTCCATTTTAGTTGTACTGTTTCTTATAGAAGAAACCACGAAAAAGTTGCAGTAATAGCGCAGAAAAACGGTTATACATTTATCAAGAATTTCGTATTCTAGGTAAAATGTTATTTTAATTATAAAGTTATTTTATTTACTGGTAACTGATTACTGGTAATTGCTAACTGAATTGATAACTAATTACTGATAACTGATAACTGAAGTTATTGTGCTGCAAAGCCTTTTTCGTCTAATCAAAATCAACATGGCTGTTAAAAAGTTAAAACCAATGACTCCTGGTCAGCGTTTTCGTATTGCTCCTACATTTGAGGAAATTACGACAAGCACTCCAGAGAAGTCTTTACTAGCACCTTGGAAAAGGTCTGGTGGTCGTAACGGATCAGGGAAAATGACAATTCGTCAACGTGGTGGTGGACACAAAAAACGCTACCGTATCATAGACTTCAAACGTTTAAAGCATGGAATTCCTGCTACAGTGAAGACTATTGAATATGACCCAATCCGTACGGCTCGTATCGCTCTGCTTTTTTATGCAGACGGTGCAAAAGCATATATGATTGCTCCTCAAGGAATCAAAGTAGGACAAACTGTTATGTCTGGAGAGAATGCTACTCCAGATGTAGGAAACTGTCTTCCTCTTGGTGTTATGCCTTTAGGTACAATTGTACATTGTATTGAAATGAAACCTGGTCAAGGTGCAAGCCTTGCACGTAGTGCTGGAGCATACGCTCAATTAGTAGCTCGTGATGGCAAATATGCTATTCTTAGACTCCCTTCTGGTGAAACTCGCATGATTCTAGGTACTTGTTATGCTACTGTTGGTACAGTATCTAATGGAGACCACATGAACGTAATTATGGGTAAAGCTGGTCGTAAGCGTTGGCACGGTCGTCGCCCTCGTACTCGTGGTGTTGCAATGAATCCTGTCGATCACCCTATGGGTGGTGGTGAAGGTAAATCATCTGGTGGTCACCCTCGCTCACGCAATGGCTTATATGCTAAAGGACAAAAGACTCGCAAGGTCAATAAGTACTCCAATAGCTTTATTATTACTCGTCGTAAAACTCGTAACTCTTAATTATGGCTCGTTCACTCAGAAAAGGTCCCTATATAGACTATCGCTTAGAGAAAAAAGTAGTTGCTTTAGAGCAAACTGGCAAGAAGACCGTCATAAAGACTTGGTCTCGCCGTTCTATGATTTCTCCAGACTTTATCGGACATACTTTCGCTGTTCATAACGGCAACAAATTCATTCCTGTTTATGTAACTGACAATATGGTTGGGCATAAATTAGGTGAATTTTCACCTACTCGTAACTTTCGTGGGCATATTGCTAAGAAAGACAAACGTGGTAAGAAATAAGGTAGTCGTTTTTTTTAATTCTGTTTCACCTTTCTAAACAACAAATAAATGGAAGCTGTTGCTAAATTACAGAACGTACCTACATCTCCACGCAAGATGCGCTTAGTCGCTGATATGATACGTGGAAAGAAAGTAAGTTCTGCAATAAATATGTTAAAATTTGAGCCCAAAGTTGGCGCTCGTTATATGGAAAAATTACTTCTCTCGGCAGTAGCCAACTGGGAAGTTAAACACGAAGATTTCGCAAACGAAATTGGTAGCTTAGTCGTAAAGACTGTTTTTGTTGATGGTGGCAAAATGCTTAAACGCATTCAGCCAGCTCCTCAAGGACGTGCTCACCGTGTACGTAAGCGTTCTAACCACATTACACTTGTTGTGGGATTACCATCAGAAGGTGCTTCACTTGCAGATATGACTGAATCGATTGCGAATCAGGCAGCAGAGCAAGCAGCAGAGGCTTTGGAATCAAACGACAAATCAAACCAAGAATAATAAAAAACTAACACTATGGGACAAAAAGTAAATCCTGTTGGCTTTCGCTTGGGTATTGTTAAAGGCTGGGACTCAAACTGGTACGGTGGCAAAACCTTCGCAGACAAGCTCGTAGAAGACGAAAAAATTCGTAAATATATTCGTGCTAGAATTCAACGTGGTGGTATTTCTAAAATTATCATTGAACGTACACTCAAGCGCATTACCGTTACTGTTCATACTTCTCGCCCTGGCGTAGTAATCGGACGTGAAGGTAAAGAGGTTGATAACCTTAAAAACGAACTTCAAAAATTGACTTCTAAAGAAGTACAAATCAATATCTTCGAAATCAAACGCCCAGAAATGGACGCTCGTTTGGTAGGTGAAAATATTGCTCAACAATTAGAAGCTCGTATGTCACACCGTCGTGCAATGAAACAAGCGATTCAAGCTGCTATGCGTGCTGGAGCAGAAGGAATAAAAGTTAAGTTAGCAGGACGTTTGGGTGGTGCTGAGATGGCTCGTGTAGAACTTTATAAAGAAGGAAGCACACCACTTCACACACTTCGTGCTGATATTGATTATGCTGTAAGTGAAGGCAATACTATCTATGGAAAAATAGGTATTAAAGTTTGGATTTACAAAGGTCAATTATACGGAAAGCAAGACCTTTCTCCTGCTGCTCTTGCTGAAAAACAAGAACGTGGTGGTGGACGTGGTGGAAATGACCGTGGCAATCGTCGTGGTGGAAACCGTAATGATAGAAATGACCGTGGCAATCGTCGTGGTGGAAATCGCAATGACAAAAACGAAGGTGGTGGAAACTCAAGAGGTGGAAACAACCGTGGTGGAAACTCTGGTGGTGGAAACAATCGTGGTGGAGGAGGAGGAAAAAGATAAATTTAGGTTTGTCTATTACTTATTCTTAAACTAACACAACACAGTTTTTGATATATTAAAAATGAGATATGTTTCTTTATAGAAATGTATCTCATTTTTTGTAAGCCTATATTATTTTTATATTGAATTCTAAGAAATACTCAAAATAACAATTAGAATGTATGGAATAAACGATAAAATAAAATTTTGGCATAATATTGACCATCTATTAAATAGTCTTAATTTAATAATTTCTTAACTATTTTTTATCTGTCATTCCCCACCCTAAAAATGAAATTTTTGGTTATTTATAAATTGTACTAATAAATTATTAAATATAAATATTCAAATAAAACATCACTTGATAAATCAAGTGGCTATGTAGTAATTTGATTTATCAAATTTGGAGTTTGAATCATTTTTGGTTTATTGCTAATTACATTATTTTTTCACTATAAAAAGTACAATTAGTTATAAGAATAATTGTAATTAATTTAAATGCCATTTTTTTTGAATTTAGGGTGAGGAATGACAGTTTTATATAAAAATGATAACAAATAAAATTTTTTTGCTCCTAATATCTGTTTTTATCTGTCAAACACTTGTTGCTCAAAAGAATGTTTTGCAAGCATACAAAGAACTTCAAAAACATGATACCGAACTCAACTACTATAAACTATATCAAAAAACAGACAAAAGTTGGAATACTAATTCTTCTGCTGATTATGAAATGCCCATAACTGTAGATTTTAAGAATGGTTATATTGAATTTACTGATGATGGCACTGGTGGAGGTTCTATCGGTATTCAAGTTGTTTTATTTCGTACTATTGATAAAAAAGAACTGGTAGGAGTTATTACAGAAAGATTTGATGGTTATTTCTTTGAATCAACTTATCATTTTTGGAAATCTACAGATTCGGGTTGGAAAGATGTAACGGACGAAGTACTACCTACCACATTTAATTATGCTGACTTTATCAAAAATAAAAGTGAAAATGTAAATCCAGATTTTTACAAAAATGTAAAATATCGCATATTATTACCACAGCACGGAACAACAGCAAAATTACACTGGTATTTTAAAGAACAAAAAGATTGTTCTGACAATAATGATAATCAATCTTACTGTGATTCATTAAAAAAGATGAAAAAAAATAGCTATAATTATCTGGAATTAATTTGGGATAAGGCAAATACACGTTTTAATGTAGGAGAAAGTGTAGAAGAATAAGTAACTGATATTACGCAAGGATAAAATTTTTATAGATTACTTGCATAAATAAATAAAACCCACGATTTTAATCGTGGGAAAGCATACAAAATAGGCTTTCTGTTTTCCCATAACTCTAAAATTATATCTATTTTTAATAAAAAATGAGCAAAGAAGAAGTAAGAGAAACCCTCAAAAAAGAAATTTTTATTTTAAATAAATATGATAAAAGTCATAAGGCTGAAATTAATCAAGTAGAAGAATTGAATGAATATTATTTAGTAAATGTAGTAATTCTAAAAAGACAGGATGATGCACAAGTATATGGTTCTGGTCAAATGTATGCAATAGACAAAAAGAACAAAAAATATTATGTTCTACATCCTATGTATGATTCAGAAATGATAGATTACATTATCAAAAGAGGACGAAAAAGATTTTTCAGTAGAATAAAACAGATGATAATAGATGCTTATCACAACAGACTTTCGCCCTATTATGAAAAGCATTAAAGTCAAAAAATAATATTATATTAAACAAAACCCTTTTTACGGCTATAAAACACTGATTATTAATAATTTACATTCGTAATTAGCTTACGCTGAATATTCATTTTGTAATTTTTAATTTGTAATTGTTTCTTATTCATTTTCTTAAAAAAATAATCTGTATTTTTGTGTGAATTTATATTAATACAAGAAACAGATAAAATGGCAATTACAGAAAAACCTTTCCGAGTTATCTATGAAGATAACCATTTACTTATCGTTAATAAAGCTGCAGGACTTCTTTCGCAAGGAGATAATACAGGCGATGATTCATTGGTAGATGTAGCAAAAGAGTACATTAAAATAAAATACAACAAACCAGGGAATATTTTTTGTGGCTTGGTGCATCGTCTTGACCGTCCTGTGAGTGGTGTAGTAGTCCTTGCCAAAACCTCAAAAGGGTTAGAACGCATGTCAAAACTTTTTAAAGATAGAGAAATTAATAAAGTATATTGGGCAGTTGTAAAGCGCAGACCTCCAAATAAAGAAGACAAGCTCATTCATTATCTTGAAAAAAATACAAAAACAAATACCGTTCAAGCCTATGACCAACCACAAGGAAAAGCGCAAAGAGCAGAATTGAAATATAGATATGTTGGGAAATTGAATATGTTTCATTTATTGGAAGTTACACCTCTGACTGGAAGACCTCATCAAATTCGTGTGCAGTTGGCTGCAATTGGTTGTCCAATCCGTGGCGATGTAAAATATGGCTACAAAAAAGTCAATGAAGATGGAAATATAAATCTTCATGCACGAAGAATTAATTTTATTCATCCTGTCAAAAAAGAACCTATAATTTGTGTAGCAGCCTTACCTCAAAATCCATTTTGGGAAGAGTTTTTAACTTTAGATGACTTTAAGATAAAAGACAAACAACTAGATTATTTACATTCAATGTAATATTATTTTAATTCAAATTAAGCCTAAAAACTTAATTTGAATCAAAATATGTTATTCAAAATCAAAGATTTAATGGAACAAACAAACACACAACTAACACAACGTATTGCTATTTTTCCAGGTTCTTTTGATCCATTTACAAAAGGTCATGAAGATGTAGTGAGACGTGGACTTCATCTTTTTGACAAAATTATTATTTCTATTGGATTTAATAGTGAAAAAAAACGCTATTTTCCTTTAGAAACAATGGAAAAAATGATAAAAGAAACTTTTGATGGAGAAAGTAATATTGAAATTCAAGTTTATTCTGAACTTACAGCACTTTTTGCCAAAAAAAATGGAGCTAGATTTATTCTTCGTGGAATCCGAAATACAACTGATTTTGAATATGAAACACCGATTTCACAAGCTAACAAGCATGTAGATTCAGATATTGAAACCGTATTTTTGATTACCTCTCCTAAATATACCTTTATTAGTTCCTCTATTGTAAGAGAGTTGTATCGTTATGGACAAGATGTGAGTAAATTTGTACCTTATCAACTTCCAAAAATCAGTAACCAGTAACCAGTAACCAGTAACCAGTAACCAGTTATTAGTTGCCAGTTAATTTCTTTGATGAGTATTATTCATCGTAATTTTTAATTAATTTCATTTTATGCGTTTTACTTTATTTTTGAGTATAATAGCTAGTTTGCTATTTTCTTTTTCGCCTATATTTTCTTTTGCCCAAGTAGATTATCAGAGTTATTACCAAAAAGGTAAAACAGAACTTTCTAATAAAAACTATTCTGCTGCTCGTCAAAGTCTTATTATGGCAATGCAAGAAAATTCTAGTAATGGCTTTTTATTTCCTGCTAGTTATCTTTATGTAATGGCAAGTTATAAGGGAGGAGATTTAGCAACAGCTTATACAAAAGTTAGTGAGCTGTTGATAAAAGCAAAAAATGCAACACTTCCATCTGACCAGTTTCAAGAAATGCTCTATTTAGGTGGAGTAATTGCTTTCGAAAAAGACCAATCTTTACAAGCCATGACTTGGTTAGAACAAATAAAAGGGTCAAAATTGCATATACCTGTACAAAATCTAAAAGCAACATTTTTACCTAAAAAATCTGTTGCAGAGTTAAAGTTATTATATCAAAAGTTTTCAAAAGACCGTGTTTTATCTGAAACTCTAGCTGACAAAATAGCTCAACAAGATGAAACTTCAGAAGAAGATAAAAAAATAATAAAAGATATTGAATTTGCCTATGGTTATACTTCACCCTATCAAAAAAAGCAAAATTCAGTATCTGATAAAATTGTAAAAAAGAAAGAGTATAATGTAGCTATAATGCTTCCTTTTAGATTGCAAAATGAGAGTTCGGCTCGTGAAGTGCAATCATTTTTGGATTTGTATGAAGGAATGAAAGTTGCACAAGAAGATCTCAAAAATGAAGGAATTACAATTAATTTATTGCCTTTTGATACAGAAAACGATGCAAATAATGTAAGGCGTTTAATTGGTCTTTCAGCTATGAAAAATGTAGATATGTTTTTTGGTCCTTTATATCCTACCACACTTCCTATTGTTTCAGATTTTGCACAAGAAAATGGAATAAGTATGGTAAATCCTCTTTCTTATACTCCCGATTTGATTGAAGGGAAAAAAAATACATATCTTTTTGAGTCAAGTTATCACACACAAGCGAAAGCAGTTGCAAATTATTCTTTTGATTCTTTGAATGCTGATAAAGCCTATATTATTTATGGAAATTCTCGTAAAGATTCTATCTTAGCATATTCGTATAAAAAAACGGTAGAAGAAAAAGGAGGCAAAATAATGGTATTTGAAAAAGTGAATGCAGGAAGTTCCACTTTTAATAAAATAAGAAGTCTTCTTAGTCCAATAGCTAAAAAACCAGCACGCCTAAAAGAAGGCGAAAAGTTTAAAAAACCCGAAGGAGATACAACAGCACACATTTTTGTAGCAAGCTCTGAACTGGCTGTGGCTGGCTCTGTAATTAGTGTTTTGAAAACTTCTATGGTAGATATTCCTCTTTTTATAGATAAAGACTGGCTCAATTTTGAACAAATTGATATGAATGATTTTATGGATAGGTCTGTATTTTTTATCTATACAGATTATATTAGTCCACTCAAAAACAAAGAATTTGTCAAAAAGTATATTAATAAAACAAATCTTTTACCTTCTGAATATGCCTATGTAGGTTATGAATCGCTTTACTTTTTTGGAAAAACAATGTATAAATACGGAGTTAATTTTGAAAATCAGTTGCAAAAAGAACGTTTTAGAGATGGAAAAGTAATGATAGGACAAAATTATTATGGTTCAAATGACAATCAACTTGTTCCTTTGCTTCGTTTTGTAAATAACCGTTTAGAAATTGTAAATCATTTTTATAAAGACTAATTTTTAAAATTTTTATCAATTATAGCCTTTGTTGGTATTACTGCCAACAACTCAAACATATTATTTGAATGCAATTTTTTGACTCTCCTTTTAATGATGATAATTCTCTACAAGCAGGTTATTTCTTGTTGGCAGAGCCTCTATTAGACGACCCAAATTTTGATAGAACAGTAATCTTGGTATGCCAACATTCTGAGGAAGGTTCATTTGGTTTGGTGGTTAATCGTCAAACAGAAATTAGTGTAAGTGAAGCAACAGATTTATTAGAAATTGAAAATAAATTATTTGTAGGTGGACCTGTCGAACAAAATACAATGCACTTTTTGCATACAATTTCACAGCTCGAAGAATCACTTCTTATTTCTGAAAATATTTTTTGGGGAGGAGATTTTGAACATCTTCAAGAGCTTGCCCTAAAAGGAGAAATTACAAAAGAAAATATTCGTTTTTTTGTTGGTTATAGTGGTTGGTCTGAGTTGCAATTAGATGCTGAATTAGAAAATAATACATGGATTATTTCAAAAATAAATCCTCAAATTATGTTTGAATATGAACCTGAGGAACTTTGGAGTGCTATTTTGAAAGAAATGGGGGGTAAATATAAAATGTATTCTAATTATCCAACCGACCCACGCTTAAATTAAGTATAACAGACTTTGCCGTTGTTGGTGTTCTCACCAACAACATAATTATCAAATTATGATTCGTTCATTTCTTTCTCGTCCATTGGCTTCTTATATTGTAAGTCAGCAAAAAAAATGGATTCAAAATTCAGAAAAAATTCAATATCAGTGGTTACAAAAACTTGTCTTTGAAGCAAAAGATACAGCTTTTGGAAAAGACCATAATTTTGGTGACATCAAAAATTATGAGGATTTCAAAAAAAATGTTCCCATAAACG contains:
- the rplC gene encoding 50S ribosomal protein L3, giving the protein MPIGLIGKKIGMTSLFDADGRSVACTVIQAGPCVVTQVKTEDTDGYRAVQMGFGERKEKNTPKPLQGHFKKSGTTPKRTLVEFRNMGVESETTYEVGQELNITDLFEEGQFVDVVGTSKGKGFQGVVKRYNFGGVGQATHGQHNRLRAPGSIGASSYPSRVFKGMRMAGRMGGNRVKVKNLRVEKIMPEANLIVVSGAIPGANNSTIFIQR
- the rplD gene encoding 50S ribosomal protein L4, whose product is MELPILNKEGKEIGKNATLSDAVFAIEPNDHAIYLDVKQYLANQRQGTHASKHRGIVSGSTRKIKRQKGTGGARAGSIKSPVFVGGGRVFGPEPRDYSFKLNRKVKQLARKSALSHKAKAEAITVMENLVMDAPKTKEFIALLNNLNLSGKKVLVVTGEQNDIVYRSARNLPKTKVLPANQLHTYHIMNSDVIVLAEGALEVIQAEAN
- the rplW gene encoding 50S ribosomal protein L23, with product MKTILKKPVITEKATAMNENGVYVFIVDKKATKAEIKTAVEKMYEDQGAKVAKVRTAIIFGKPKFRYLKTAITKGHTSTYKKAFVQLVEGSTIDIFDTEEA
- the rplB gene encoding 50S ribosomal protein L2 produces the protein MAVKKLKPMTPGQRFRIAPTFEEITTSTPEKSLLAPWKRSGGRNGSGKMTIRQRGGGHKKRYRIIDFKRLKHGIPATVKTIEYDPIRTARIALLFYADGAKAYMIAPQGIKVGQTVMSGENATPDVGNCLPLGVMPLGTIVHCIEMKPGQGASLARSAGAYAQLVARDGKYAILRLPSGETRMILGTCYATVGTVSNGDHMNVIMGKAGRKRWHGRRPRTRGVAMNPVDHPMGGGEGKSSGGHPRSRNGLYAKGQKTRKVNKYSNSFIITRRKTRNS
- the rpsS gene encoding 30S ribosomal protein S19, which codes for MARSLRKGPYIDYRLEKKVVALEQTGKKTVIKTWSRRSMISPDFIGHTFAVHNGNKFIPVYVTDNMVGHKLGEFSPTRNFRGHIAKKDKRGKK
- the rplV gene encoding 50S ribosomal protein L22, with translation MEAVAKLQNVPTSPRKMRLVADMIRGKKVSSAINMLKFEPKVGARYMEKLLLSAVANWEVKHEDFANEIGSLVVKTVFVDGGKMLKRIQPAPQGRAHRVRKRSNHITLVVGLPSEGASLADMTESIANQAAEQAAEALESNDKSNQE
- the rpsC gene encoding 30S ribosomal protein S3, whose translation is MGQKVNPVGFRLGIVKGWDSNWYGGKTFADKLVEDEKIRKYIRARIQRGGISKIIIERTLKRITVTVHTSRPGVVIGREGKEVDNLKNELQKLTSKEVQINIFEIKRPEMDARLVGENIAQQLEARMSHRRAMKQAIQAAMRAGAEGIKVKLAGRLGGAEMARVELYKEGSTPLHTLRADIDYAVSEGNTIYGKIGIKVWIYKGQLYGKQDLSPAALAEKQERGGGRGGNDRGNRRGGNRNDRNDRGNRRGGNRNDKNEGGGNSRGGNNRGGNSGGGNNRGGGGGKR
- a CDS encoding RluA family pseudouridine synthase — protein: MTEKPFRVIYEDNHLLIVNKAAGLLSQGDNTGDDSLVDVAKEYIKIKYNKPGNIFCGLVHRLDRPVSGVVVLAKTSKGLERMSKLFKDREINKVYWAVVKRRPPNKEDKLIHYLEKNTKTNTVQAYDQPQGKAQRAELKYRYVGKLNMFHLLEVTPLTGRPHQIRVQLAAIGCPIRGDVKYGYKKVNEDGNINLHARRINFIHPVKKEPIICVAALPQNPFWEEFLTLDDFKIKDKQLDYLHSM
- the coaD gene encoding pantetheine-phosphate adenylyltransferase, with amino-acid sequence MLFKIKDLMEQTNTQLTQRIAIFPGSFDPFTKGHEDVVRRGLHLFDKIIISIGFNSEKKRYFPLETMEKMIKETFDGESNIEIQVYSELTALFAKKNGARFILRGIRNTTDFEYETPISQANKHVDSDIETVFLITSPKYTFISSSIVRELYRYGQDVSKFVPYQLPKISNQ
- a CDS encoding ABC transporter substrate-binding protein, which translates into the protein MRFTLFLSIIASLLFSFSPIFSFAQVDYQSYYQKGKTELSNKNYSAARQSLIMAMQENSSNGFLFPASYLYVMASYKGGDLATAYTKVSELLIKAKNATLPSDQFQEMLYLGGVIAFEKDQSLQAMTWLEQIKGSKLHIPVQNLKATFLPKKSVAELKLLYQKFSKDRVLSETLADKIAQQDETSEEDKKIIKDIEFAYGYTSPYQKKQNSVSDKIVKKKEYNVAIMLPFRLQNESSAREVQSFLDLYEGMKVAQEDLKNEGITINLLPFDTENDANNVRRLIGLSAMKNVDMFFGPLYPTTLPIVSDFAQENGISMVNPLSYTPDLIEGKKNTYLFESSYHTQAKAVANYSFDSLNADKAYIIYGNSRKDSILAYSYKKTVEEKGGKIMVFEKVNAGSSTFNKIRSLLSPIAKKPARLKEGEKFKKPEGDTTAHIFVASSELAVAGSVISVLKTSMVDIPLFIDKDWLNFEQIDMNDFMDRSVFFIYTDYISPLKNKEFVKKYINKTNLLPSEYAYVGYESLYFFGKTMYKYGVNFENQLQKERFRDGKVMIGQNYYGSNDNQLVPLLRFVNNRLEIVNHFYKD
- a CDS encoding YqgE/AlgH family protein — translated: MQFFDSPFNDDNSLQAGYFLLAEPLLDDPNFDRTVILVCQHSEEGSFGLVVNRQTEISVSEATDLLEIENKLFVGGPVEQNTMHFLHTISQLEESLLISENIFWGGDFEHLQELALKGEITKENIRFFVGYSGWSELQLDAELENNTWIISKINPQIMFEYEPEELWSAILKEMGGKYKMYSNYPTDPRLN